The uncultured Hyphomonas sp. genome includes a region encoding these proteins:
- a CDS encoding TonB-dependent receptor yields the protein MRRYSEISKSSLRYTLAVSALLAFPAIAMAQTADTPAADTEDSVSVQDVVIITGMKSGAQSLQSVPSSIAVLSADQLEAEGIVQFEDFARKVAGLSFLDNGPGDKRYTIRGINSAGEAQTALYYDNSPVTGVGAAASDFGGSQPDLALYDVEQIEVLRGPQGTLYGSNSQSGVIKVVTKKPVLDEYQASAQVGLSNTEDGGWSSSVRGMVNVPIIEDKIALRLVGYYDNVSGFIDNPLRNVDDVNETESIGFRAAVQAQLTPATTLLAQVFYQELDSGGQPVQRPYDYSLPVPPIPGSPVAPNFFAADGERAFSQLVFTTRDDETQNFALTLDHDMGWSDLTVTSSLFKRDIIHFEDYTTSFRFFEYLQANNAFPVFPIPVGGGLDAHDEAELFSAEARISTKLNGPVNGVFGVYYSDRTIDYTNDVYTADPSTGGLDYDGLVVSARTFSDVTEEFAVFGEGTWDVTDKLSVTAGARWFQTERTNDANTTVPFFGLGAPGRTPTRESQNDDIILKGGVAYDLTDDVMVFAQYAEGYRAGGTNASVAVEVPPQYEPDETSNYEIGTKTQWFDGRLLLNLTAYRIDLKELQLGMTYGPGGAFSGVGNVDGTVARSEGFELDATIQPIDPLTIVVSAASMDASLTKDLTEFDLPSAVDGAGLIGVPDQMFSISADYDFRVFGDVDASVGASLSHTGDVEVHRYDAYNLPTDAYTLVDLRSSFDWDRYTLSLFVTNLTDENAQVNVINSVNNAYEVLTNRPRTIGARFGIEF from the coding sequence ATGCGTCGTTATTCAGAAATTTCAAAAAGCTCGTTGAGGTATACGCTGGCGGTTTCCGCACTGCTTGCTTTCCCGGCGATCGCGATGGCTCAGACCGCGGACACGCCGGCGGCAGATACAGAAGACAGCGTTTCCGTTCAGGATGTTGTGATCATTACCGGGATGAAGTCGGGCGCTCAAAGCCTGCAATCGGTTCCATCCAGCATCGCAGTACTGAGTGCTGATCAGCTAGAAGCTGAGGGTATTGTCCAGTTTGAAGATTTTGCTCGCAAAGTGGCCGGTCTGTCTTTTCTCGACAACGGGCCAGGTGACAAGCGCTACACAATTCGCGGTATCAATAGCGCCGGCGAAGCGCAGACAGCCCTGTATTACGACAACTCGCCTGTTACAGGTGTTGGTGCTGCAGCATCTGACTTCGGCGGGTCCCAGCCCGATCTGGCTCTTTACGATGTAGAGCAGATTGAAGTTCTACGTGGTCCGCAGGGGACGCTTTATGGCTCGAACTCCCAGTCTGGCGTCATCAAGGTCGTCACGAAGAAGCCGGTGCTCGATGAATACCAGGCAAGCGCGCAAGTCGGACTTTCCAACACGGAGGATGGCGGCTGGAGTTCCAGCGTTCGTGGCATGGTGAATGTCCCGATCATCGAAGACAAGATCGCCCTGCGCCTCGTCGGGTATTATGACAACGTGTCCGGATTTATCGATAACCCGCTGCGTAATGTCGATGATGTCAACGAGACTGAAAGTATAGGATTCCGTGCGGCTGTTCAGGCTCAGCTGACGCCTGCCACGACCCTGCTGGCGCAGGTGTTTTACCAGGAGCTCGACTCCGGTGGCCAGCCGGTCCAGCGACCCTATGACTATTCGCTTCCGGTGCCTCCGATTCCGGGGTCTCCCGTGGCTCCGAATTTCTTTGCGGCGGATGGCGAGCGCGCGTTCTCGCAGCTCGTGTTCACGACACGTGATGACGAAACGCAGAATTTCGCGCTGACACTGGACCACGATATGGGATGGTCTGACTTGACCGTCACCAGTTCGCTTTTCAAGCGTGATATCATTCACTTTGAAGACTATACGACGTCGTTCCGGTTCTTCGAGTACCTTCAGGCGAACAATGCCTTTCCGGTTTTCCCGATCCCGGTCGGAGGCGGCTTGGACGCCCATGACGAGGCTGAGCTGTTCAGCGCAGAAGCGCGGATCAGTACAAAGCTCAATGGCCCGGTCAACGGTGTGTTCGGCGTATATTATTCCGACCGTACCATCGACTATACAAACGACGTCTACACAGCTGACCCCTCTACGGGCGGATTGGACTATGACGGCCTTGTCGTTTCAGCGCGAACCTTCAGCGACGTGACTGAAGAGTTCGCCGTGTTTGGCGAAGGCACATGGGATGTAACAGACAAGCTATCGGTTACAGCCGGGGCACGGTGGTTCCAGACAGAGCGGACAAATGACGCCAACACGACAGTCCCGTTCTTTGGGTTGGGAGCACCCGGCAGAACTCCGACTCGTGAAAGCCAGAATGACGATATCATTCTGAAGGGCGGAGTTGCTTACGACCTTACGGACGATGTCATGGTTTTCGCCCAGTATGCTGAAGGCTACCGGGCGGGCGGTACGAATGCGTCGGTCGCGGTGGAAGTGCCACCGCAGTACGAACCCGATGAAACGTCGAACTACGAAATTGGTACCAAGACGCAATGGTTCGATGGTCGCCTGCTCCTGAATCTCACGGCCTACCGTATTGACCTCAAAGAGCTGCAACTCGGCATGACCTACGGTCCTGGCGGTGCTTTCTCTGGTGTGGGGAATGTGGATGGTACCGTTGCGCGGTCCGAAGGCTTCGAACTGGATGCCACTATTCAGCCGATTGACCCTCTGACCATTGTCGTCTCGGCAGCTTCGATGGACGCCAGCCTGACTAAGGACCTGACAGAATTCGACTTGCCAAGTGCCGTGGATGGCGCAGGGCTGATCGGTGTTCCAGATCAGATGTTCAGTATTTCGGCGGACTATGATTTCCGGGTGTTTGGAGATGTGGATGCCTCAGTCGGCGCCAGTCTGTCCCACACCGGCGATGTCGAAGTGCACCGGTATGACGCCTATAATCTGCCAACAGATGCCTACACGCTGGTTGACCTCAGAAGTTCCTTTGATTGGGACCGGTATACGCTGTCGCTCTTTGTCACCAACCTGACGGATGAAAATGCTCAGGTGAACGTTATCAACAGCGTGAACAATGCGTATGAAGTGCTGACCAACCGGCCGCGTACGATTGGTGCCCGTTTCGGAATTGAATTCTAA
- a CDS encoding MarR family winged helix-turn-helix transcriptional regulator encodes MTEQEAGEISAAGAMLLGLLNGFSWIDEGLQNYMRSKGWPSVTRPQSMVMANIVMGVVHPSDIARRLGITRQAIHKTLKSMIELDMITLVEDPSNKRVKIVELTETGLAMRKDSGDAVRLILLILNDRLGPTRVKDAIDVLSDDWGEIPTFGADISADQ; translated from the coding sequence GTGACAGAACAGGAAGCAGGAGAAATCAGCGCAGCGGGCGCAATGTTACTGGGCCTGCTCAACGGATTCTCCTGGATCGACGAAGGCTTGCAGAACTATATGCGTTCTAAAGGCTGGCCATCCGTCACCCGCCCACAATCAATGGTCATGGCAAATATTGTCATGGGGGTTGTTCACCCGTCCGATATTGCAAGACGCCTCGGGATTACACGCCAAGCGATCCACAAGACACTGAAGTCGATGATTGAACTCGACATGATCACGCTGGTCGAAGACCCTTCGAACAAACGGGTAAAAATCGTCGAGCTCACAGAGACCGGCTTGGCCATGCGGAAGGATTCGGGCGACGCGGTGCGGTTGATACTTCTTATTCTGAACGACCGCCTCGGCCCCACCCGGGTTAAAGATGCCATAGACGTTTTGTCTGACGACTGGGGCGAAATCCCGACATTCGGCGCGGATATATCAGCCGACCAATAA
- a CDS encoding DUF3604 domain-containing protein translates to MRRVIRSGSVLFLAAFMTACWGGTSPTAATEAEAGEALQQSEASMAAQSVGIVHCDNFQSGEKRALWGDLHVHTALSLDAYAFGTIAGPEDAFAFAKGGSIDLMGHSAQLERPLDFTAVTDHAEWLDLMYICTDPEHADDLYCQSLTQQKSSPRIGAQLFRDYVVPTLTGPEPKKTPICEDDPERCAVAAGNQWERVQKAANAANDPCNFTAFIGFEWSATPSFRHTHRNLVFASDQVTAQAIDYLRYPDVSQLWGQLERQCRPEEGCDVVAIPHNMNMGDGISFDVETESEANLLLRAKYERLAEIHQEKGASECLPAFGVSDEDDCNFELYLTSHSQAKVRDDFEKEEWEKTRSTYVRSLLLRGLAAYQASPDLGNPLQLGIIGSTDNHEATPGFVDEAAWGGPGFALGNLDAMMTRVDFNPGGIVAVWAEENTREAVFAALKRREVYGTSGPRIELRFAAAAQGEALSCDMPGLPDSVVTMGGQFEEATATPHFIVQAKADREDLDKIEIIKGAYADGEVEEVVQPIWTRSESGREACAVWRDPSFDADVPAFWYARVKEAPTKRWSQVKCEAAGRCDDFPQAVGNIQERAWASPIWYLPSGG, encoded by the coding sequence ATGCGCCGAGTAATTCGTTCGGGAAGTGTGCTTTTTCTGGCAGCCTTCATGACTGCTTGTTGGGGCGGAACGTCGCCAACGGCTGCGACCGAAGCAGAGGCTGGCGAGGCGCTGCAGCAGAGCGAAGCCAGCATGGCGGCGCAGTCGGTGGGGATCGTTCACTGCGATAATTTTCAGAGCGGTGAAAAGCGCGCCCTTTGGGGCGACCTTCACGTACACACGGCATTGTCGCTGGATGCCTACGCGTTTGGAACGATTGCTGGGCCGGAAGATGCTTTCGCTTTCGCCAAAGGCGGAAGTATCGACCTCATGGGGCATTCCGCTCAGCTGGAACGCCCGTTGGATTTTACGGCCGTAACCGATCACGCCGAGTGGCTTGATCTGATGTATATCTGTACCGACCCTGAGCATGCAGACGATCTTTATTGTCAGAGCCTCACCCAACAGAAATCCTCACCGCGCATCGGAGCCCAGCTGTTTCGCGATTATGTTGTACCCACTCTGACAGGACCGGAACCCAAAAAGACCCCGATTTGCGAAGATGATCCGGAGCGGTGTGCTGTTGCCGCAGGAAATCAGTGGGAGCGGGTGCAGAAAGCTGCGAATGCTGCCAACGATCCCTGTAATTTCACGGCTTTCATCGGGTTTGAATGGTCGGCGACACCGTCATTCCGCCACACGCACAGGAATTTGGTCTTTGCTTCCGATCAGGTAACTGCCCAAGCGATCGACTATCTCCGCTATCCGGATGTCTCCCAGCTCTGGGGACAGCTGGAGCGCCAATGCCGGCCGGAAGAGGGGTGCGATGTCGTCGCGATTCCGCACAATATGAACATGGGTGACGGAATCAGTTTCGATGTTGAGACCGAGAGCGAGGCCAATCTACTCCTGCGTGCCAAGTATGAGCGCCTGGCAGAAATCCATCAGGAAAAAGGCGCTAGCGAATGTTTGCCGGCATTCGGTGTTTCCGATGAAGATGACTGCAATTTCGAACTCTACCTGACGTCTCATTCACAAGCGAAAGTGCGGGACGATTTCGAAAAGGAAGAGTGGGAAAAGACCCGTAGCACGTATGTGCGCAGCCTGCTGTTGCGCGGGCTGGCGGCTTATCAGGCAAGCCCGGATCTGGGTAACCCGTTACAACTCGGCATTATTGGGTCTACGGATAATCACGAGGCCACTCCTGGGTTTGTCGACGAAGCGGCTTGGGGCGGCCCCGGCTTTGCACTTGGCAATCTGGACGCCATGATGACACGAGTTGATTTCAATCCGGGCGGCATTGTTGCCGTATGGGCGGAGGAGAATACGCGGGAAGCGGTCTTCGCAGCCCTCAAACGGCGTGAAGTCTACGGCACGAGCGGACCCAGAATTGAACTCCGTTTCGCCGCGGCGGCACAAGGTGAGGCGCTGAGTTGCGATATGCCTGGTCTTCCTGATTCTGTTGTCACGATGGGCGGGCAGTTTGAAGAGGCAACCGCTACACCGCACTTTATCGTACAGGCAAAGGCGGACCGCGAGGATCTCGACAAGATCGAGATCATCAAGGGCGCCTATGCAGACGGCGAAGTCGAAGAGGTAGTTCAGCCGATTTGGACACGCTCGGAGTCCGGACGGGAGGCTTGCGCGGTATGGAGAGACCCTTCATTTGATGCGGATGTACCGGCTTTCTGGTACGCGCGGGTCAAAGAGGCGCCGACGAAGCGTTGGTCTCAAGTAAAGTGCGAAGCAGCCGGCCGCTGCGATGACTTCCCGCAAGCTGTTGGCAACATTCAGGAACGTGCCTGGGCCTCGCCGATCTGGTACCTGCCTTCGGGCGGTTGA
- a CDS encoding TonB-dependent receptor, producing the protein MNTKMPVAASLFVLGTLLSLTAPPASAQETGSAGETDDEARLSTVTVTTQKREQNLQDVPIVITAFTSETAEAPGAVDLVALNGLSPNVVLQTQGLVPNVPMISIRGISHSDPDPNSDPKISTIIDGVYVPFTAGTMLDLFDIERIEVIKGPQGTLFGKNNLAGTLNVITSRPADEFGGEIRVTLGENELHQLRAKLNTGRFADGKMAAKLAMNIREYGGYSTNVITGSDLNTNEVAAFRGALTFDPFPDLTSTITVDTISEDAVGPAGHVVNDGSAAYMLLPVEAREDIRVAAYNFDPYVNTDSSGVAWETSWSQDYGTFTSVIGYRNISYINQGDFDGLTVPEPGLNVTRDFESDAYSGEFRFASSTGTAFDYVVGVYASLDDFTQVNTVRPAPPVLSLSTISQEARSYAVFAQGDWNFAEKWILTLGGRYTQDEKDYEIDADVFVGGTFVPPSSFADTLSNSWNNFTPRIALQYSPSDNVNLYGSVATGYKGGGFNSRGTVRESIGPYDEETVTAYEIGMKSDLFDNTMRLNLAAFLNEYKDFQGSVTSQGAVRAENTTRNIGDIETSGIEVEWQWLPTDQLSIGVNFAYLDAKITDFCADVDGAFTDGSPEPNQCGPAEEVLVNGVPIGVFAVPIDNSGLDLANAPPYSGSVLIDYNIPLSFADIRTHVDFRYTDEYNTWGRSNDPAFYRDSVILMNGSVTLAAKDDQWRLVAYGRNLTDQDVISGSAKAGTAPIIQYYQPPREFGVEVSFKF; encoded by the coding sequence GTGAATACAAAGATGCCCGTAGCGGCTAGCTTGTTCGTGCTCGGTACACTTCTCTCACTGACAGCTCCTCCTGCAAGTGCGCAGGAAACGGGAAGTGCAGGGGAAACTGATGATGAAGCACGCTTGTCGACCGTGACCGTCACGACTCAGAAGCGCGAGCAAAACCTTCAGGATGTACCCATCGTTATCACGGCTTTCACTTCGGAAACAGCCGAAGCGCCAGGCGCGGTCGATCTTGTGGCGTTGAACGGCCTCAGCCCCAATGTCGTGCTTCAGACTCAGGGTCTCGTGCCAAATGTCCCGATGATTTCGATCCGGGGGATCAGTCACAGCGATCCGGATCCGAACAGTGACCCGAAGATCAGTACGATCATTGACGGAGTCTATGTTCCGTTTACGGCGGGAACAATGCTGGACCTGTTTGACATCGAGCGGATCGAGGTGATCAAGGGGCCGCAGGGGACACTGTTCGGCAAGAACAACCTAGCTGGAACACTCAATGTCATTACATCACGTCCAGCGGATGAGTTTGGCGGAGAAATTCGCGTCACGCTTGGGGAAAACGAGCTTCACCAGTTGCGGGCAAAGCTGAACACCGGACGTTTCGCTGATGGCAAAATGGCCGCAAAGCTTGCAATGAACATCCGGGAGTATGGTGGATACTCCACCAATGTGATTACAGGTTCTGACCTCAATACGAACGAAGTTGCTGCCTTCCGTGGCGCACTGACCTTTGATCCGTTTCCTGATCTGACGTCGACCATTACCGTCGACACGATCTCCGAAGATGCGGTGGGTCCGGCAGGTCATGTCGTCAACGATGGCTCGGCTGCTTACATGCTGCTGCCGGTCGAAGCCCGGGAAGACATCCGCGTAGCGGCGTACAATTTCGATCCGTACGTGAACACAGATTCTAGCGGGGTGGCATGGGAAACAAGCTGGTCGCAGGACTACGGCACATTCACGTCCGTAATCGGATACCGTAATATTTCCTATATCAATCAGGGAGACTTTGACGGATTGACGGTGCCCGAGCCCGGATTGAACGTGACGCGGGATTTTGAAAGCGATGCCTATAGTGGCGAATTCCGGTTTGCATCCAGCACCGGAACCGCTTTCGACTATGTGGTCGGCGTATATGCCAGCCTCGACGATTTTACCCAGGTCAATACTGTTCGGCCCGCTCCTCCGGTTCTCAGCCTTTCGACGATTTCTCAGGAAGCCCGCAGCTATGCCGTATTCGCGCAGGGTGACTGGAACTTTGCCGAAAAATGGATCCTGACGCTGGGCGGTCGCTACACGCAGGATGAAAAAGACTACGAGATTGATGCCGATGTGTTCGTTGGCGGCACGTTCGTTCCCCCATCATCCTTCGCGGACACGCTCAGCAATAGCTGGAACAATTTTACCCCGCGCATCGCGCTTCAGTACAGCCCTTCGGACAATGTGAACCTCTATGGCTCGGTGGCGACCGGATACAAGGGCGGGGGTTTCAATTCCCGCGGTACGGTGCGTGAGTCCATCGGCCCCTATGATGAGGAGACCGTGACGGCCTACGAGATTGGTATGAAGAGCGATCTGTTCGACAACACCATGCGACTGAACCTGGCGGCTTTTTTGAACGAATATAAGGATTTCCAGGGATCGGTTACGAGTCAGGGTGCTGTGCGGGCTGAGAATACAACGCGGAATATCGGAGACATTGAAACTTCCGGTATCGAAGTTGAATGGCAATGGCTTCCTACCGATCAACTGTCGATTGGCGTGAACTTCGCCTATCTTGATGCCAAGATTACAGACTTTTGCGCTGATGTTGATGGGGCTTTCACCGACGGTTCACCAGAACCAAACCAATGCGGGCCCGCTGAAGAAGTGCTGGTGAACGGGGTGCCAATCGGTGTGTTTGCCGTTCCAATCGACAATTCGGGCCTCGACCTGGCAAACGCGCCACCTTACAGCGGCAGTGTGCTGATCGATTACAACATCCCGCTCAGCTTCGCCGATATTCGGACCCATGTCGATTTCCGGTATACGGATGAGTACAACACATGGGGACGTAGCAATGATCCGGCATTCTACCGCGACTCTGTCATTCTCATGAACGGAAGCGTTACGTTGGCTGCCAAAGACGATCAGTGGCGGCTGGTGGCCTATGGCCGTAATCTGACCGACCAGGATGTCATCTCTGGATCGGCCAAAGCAGGTACGGCGCCGATCATTCAATATTACCAGCCTCCTCGTGAATTTGGTGTGGAAGTAAGCTTCAAATTCTAA
- a CDS encoding HupE/UreJ family protein has product MRYSRSKGHELSLRATSRVPDVNVPKSGGTGALLVTYFYLGIEHILGGVDHLLFVLCLIFLIRDFRKLALTITAFTVAHSLTLGATVLGAVHMPAKPVEVVIALSIVFLASEVLAARKDPARLSERAPWLVAFVFGLLHGFGFASALLDIGMPPEALPASLLAFNVGVEAGQLLFVAVVLMLLAVIKRVKLYQMARPVAVYATGIVAMKWLIERML; this is encoded by the coding sequence GTGCGTTATTCCCGCAGCAAAGGTCATGAGTTGAGCCTGCGCGCAACCTCCCGGGTCCCTGATGTGAATGTACCGAAGTCTGGCGGAACGGGCGCACTTCTGGTCACCTATTTCTATCTCGGTATCGAACATATCCTGGGAGGGGTGGATCATCTGCTCTTTGTGCTCTGCCTGATATTTTTAATCAGGGATTTCAGAAAACTCGCCCTGACGATCACAGCCTTCACGGTCGCACATTCCCTGACACTCGGCGCGACTGTGCTCGGGGCCGTTCACATGCCGGCGAAACCCGTAGAGGTGGTCATCGCACTATCGATCGTGTTCTTGGCCAGCGAGGTCCTGGCCGCGCGAAAGGATCCCGCCAGGCTATCTGAACGAGCCCCTTGGTTGGTCGCCTTCGTTTTCGGCCTTCTGCACGGCTTCGGGTTCGCATCTGCTCTACTTGATATCGGGATGCCGCCGGAAGCTTTGCCGGCTTCTCTCCTGGCATTCAATGTCGGTGTCGAAGCTGGACAGCTACTGTTCGTGGCTGTGGTCCTGATGCTGCTGGCGGTTATAAAGCGCGTAAAGCTCTATCAAATGGCCAGGCCTGTCGCGGTTTATGCCACCGGGATCGTCGCCATGAAGTGGCTGATCGAGCGGATGCTTTAA
- a CDS encoding peptidyl-prolyl cis-trans isomerase yields the protein MLFLVSLSLIQLLRTITKVPRQMTEDVPGPRSSRTRLGRLLRQPFLHFLFGALAIFLLDFATSGRASAKQDAIWVSEPEISRLRAEWARSWARSPTNEELDTLISIWLEDEVYFRQAKAMGLDEDDPVIRQYLSSKMRFLTSDAIVVSDPRPEELATYFETYKAEFSADPLYSFEQVRIEIGDADAIQALLASLNAGEPARGGDGERIVAASRLDVSRKFGVTFYEKLADLPAGKWSGPVASSVGVHLIRVNDKDTPALPEFKEVEAAVRVAWMAEKRKELERAAFERLRAQFDIRVDDIKS from the coding sequence GTGCTGTTCCTGGTCTCCCTGAGCTTAATTCAGCTTCTTCGCACCATTACTAAGGTTCCTCGTCAGATGACAGAAGACGTTCCCGGACCGCGTTCGAGTCGTACAAGATTGGGAAGGCTCCTGCGCCAGCCCTTTCTCCATTTCCTGTTTGGTGCGCTTGCAATCTTCCTGCTGGATTTTGCCACGTCCGGAAGAGCTTCTGCGAAACAGGACGCGATATGGGTTTCGGAACCCGAGATTTCCCGACTGAGGGCCGAATGGGCGCGTAGCTGGGCGCGGTCGCCAACCAATGAGGAGCTCGATACGCTCATATCAATTTGGCTGGAAGATGAAGTCTATTTCCGTCAGGCCAAGGCAATGGGGCTGGATGAGGACGACCCGGTCATCCGGCAATACCTTAGCAGCAAGATGCGCTTTTTGACATCAGATGCCATTGTGGTTTCGGATCCCCGGCCGGAAGAACTGGCGACATACTTCGAAACGTACAAGGCAGAATTTTCTGCGGACCCACTCTATTCCTTCGAACAGGTTCGCATCGAAATTGGAGATGCTGATGCCATTCAGGCACTCTTGGCCTCGCTTAACGCCGGAGAACCAGCGCGCGGTGGAGACGGTGAGCGAATAGTCGCGGCCAGCCGCCTGGATGTCTCACGCAAATTCGGAGTGACCTTCTATGAAAAGTTGGCCGATTTACCAGCCGGTAAGTGGTCTGGACCTGTCGCATCCTCGGTTGGAGTTCACCTGATCCGCGTTAACGACAAGGACACGCCGGCCTTGCCTGAGTTCAAGGAGGTGGAAGCTGCCGTACGCGTTGCGTGGATGGCGGAAAAACGTAAAGAGCTCGAACGTGCGGCGTTTGAACGCCTGCGGGCTCAGTTTGATATTCGTGTCGATGACATAAAGTCATGA
- a CDS encoding carboxymuconolactone decarboxylase family protein, with the protein MPSITPLPRREVTDETMKFYFNFLFGPDRDPVEEPGTSTGTPGDWWSVFALSKDIFQHSVDGFKVYRSPERKLDPVLRELGQTRAGWLVGSQFVYSQHCKSLRGLGVADNKIAAVHCWPASDLFDAKERAVLGFTDCLATQDGRVPVEIMDRLKTFLTDVEILELTYITSLYIMHGIMSRALRTEFDDRPEPIVEVDAPEDFSATDFLAGSGSEQS; encoded by the coding sequence ATGCCCAGCATTACCCCGTTGCCTCGCCGAGAGGTGACTGACGAAACCATGAAATTCTACTTCAATTTCCTGTTCGGGCCAGACCGGGACCCGGTCGAAGAGCCGGGCACCTCAACCGGAACGCCCGGAGACTGGTGGTCAGTCTTTGCCTTGTCAAAAGACATCTTCCAGCACTCGGTTGATGGTTTCAAGGTTTATCGTAGCCCGGAGCGCAAGCTGGATCCTGTCTTGCGTGAACTGGGCCAGACCCGGGCGGGGTGGCTGGTCGGCAGCCAATTCGTGTACTCACAGCATTGTAAATCCCTGCGCGGGCTTGGTGTCGCCGACAACAAGATCGCCGCTGTCCACTGCTGGCCCGCGTCTGATCTGTTTGACGCTAAGGAGCGGGCCGTTCTAGGCTTTACCGATTGCCTGGCGACTCAGGACGGACGGGTGCCTGTGGAGATCATGGATCGCCTGAAGACGTTCTTGACTGATGTCGAAATTCTTGAACTGACCTATATTACCAGCCTCTACATTATGCATGGGATCATGTCCCGTGCGCTCCGGACAGAGTTTGATGACCGGCCTGAGCCGATCGTCGAAGTTGATGCACCAGAAGACTTCAGCGCGACAGATTTTCTGGCAGGCAGCGGGTCGGAACAATCGTAA
- a CDS encoding VOC family protein has protein sequence MSDNNQQAEFEFQGVNHLALVCKDMARTVEFYRDKLGMKLTKTLNLPFGMGQHFFFDVGNGDSIAFFWFPDAPEAAPGIAAPQYLPMRGPIASAHGSMNHIAINVPAEHFDDYCEKLKEKGVDITPVMNHDDSPMQMSPELHDDVFVRSVYFFDPDGICLEFAAWHRPLTPARDVIHDPVGEDGTPVEGVVTGRA, from the coding sequence ATGTCAGACAATAACCAGCAGGCTGAATTTGAATTTCAGGGTGTCAATCACCTTGCGCTCGTCTGCAAGGACATGGCGCGTACGGTAGAGTTTTACCGGGACAAGCTGGGTATGAAGCTGACCAAGACGTTGAACCTGCCGTTCGGCATGGGACAGCATTTCTTCTTCGATGTCGGTAACGGGGACAGCATCGCCTTCTTCTGGTTTCCGGATGCTCCTGAGGCGGCGCCAGGAATTGCGGCGCCACAATACCTTCCAATGCGCGGACCGATTGCGTCGGCACATGGGTCCATGAACCACATCGCTATTAATGTGCCTGCGGAACACTTTGACGACTATTGCGAAAAGCTGAAGGAAAAGGGTGTCGATATCACGCCGGTCATGAACCATGACGACTCGCCCATGCAGATGTCGCCAGAGCTCCATGATGATGTGTTTGTCCGCTCGGTTTATTTCTTTGACCCCGACGGAATCTGCCTCGAATTTGCTGCCTGGCACAGGCCGCTTACCCCAGCGCGCGACGTTATCCACGACCCTGTCGGAGAAGATGGGACGCCAGTGGAAGGCGTTGTGACCGGACGAGCCTGA
- a CDS encoding TetR/AcrR family transcriptional regulator produces MATKRNKVIPIQPSDRRKRGEARDLILEVALEQFSTLGFDGMTTRGLADACGVNHSLITYHFGDKDNLWKCVMEALFGPFIDRLNARTEGLGELEPEIAMKITIRDFAAFCAERPELHRIMTLEGRHRTERLEWLVENYMQGMFDKAVAMIKQGQKQGTIKPGNPARLYHSIVSIVGSSFAYVPQYEMLTGEKADPSVIVEEIMTLIERIAFVPNHEQKPR; encoded by the coding sequence ATGGCCACAAAACGCAATAAAGTCATTCCAATACAACCTTCCGACCGCCGCAAACGCGGAGAAGCACGCGACCTCATCCTGGAGGTCGCCCTCGAACAATTCTCGACGCTTGGCTTTGACGGTATGACGACCCGGGGCCTGGCAGACGCCTGCGGGGTCAATCATTCCCTGATCACCTATCATTTTGGTGACAAGGACAATCTATGGAAGTGCGTGATGGAGGCCCTGTTCGGGCCATTCATCGACCGGCTCAATGCTCGCACAGAAGGGCTGGGCGAACTTGAGCCTGAAATCGCAATGAAGATTACAATCCGCGATTTCGCCGCCTTCTGTGCGGAGCGGCCGGAACTGCACAGGATCATGACCCTCGAAGGGCGCCACCGGACCGAGCGCCTGGAATGGCTGGTCGAAAATTATATGCAAGGCATGTTCGACAAAGCCGTCGCCATGATCAAACAGGGTCAAAAGCAGGGTACGATCAAACCGGGAAACCCTGCTCGGCTTTACCACTCAATCGTCTCGATCGTGGGCTCGTCGTTCGCCTATGTACCGCAATATGAAATGTTGACGGGTGAAAAGGCAGACCCCTCTGTCATTGTAGAAGAAATCATGACCCTGATCGAGCGGATCGCATTTGTGCCCAATCATGAGCAAAAGCCGCGATGA